In the genome of Candidatus Pristimantibacillus lignocellulolyticus, the window CTATTAATGATACGAAACAAGCCATTAATGAATTTGCTCCATTCTTGTTCCAAAATGGTGGAGATTTTTATACTGAGAATGGAAGTAAGTCTGCTCTTGATTCACCAGAAGCTTTGAAAGCAATGAAGTTGTGGACTGGTCTTTTCACGAACTACAAGATTGAGAAGCAAGCTGATTTCTATAACCGCTTCCGTTCAGGTGAAATGCCGATAGGGGTAGCAGATTACTCCACATATATTCTATTGTCTACAGCAGCTCCTGAGTTAACCGGTTGGTGGGGAATGAAACCAATGCCTGGTATCAAGCAGGAAAATGGGGAAATTAATCGTTCAACAGGTGGTCTTGCACAGACAGGAATTATATTCAAGAGTTCCGATCGTCAAACAGAAGCTTGGGAGTTCTTGAAATGGTGGACGAGTGCAGATGCACAAGAAAGATTTGGTTCAGAGCTTGAAGCATTGCTTGGTGTTGAGGCACGTTGGAACACTGCTAACGTCGAAGCATTGCAACGATTGCCTTGGCAAGCGCAAGATATTGAAGCGATTCTTGAACAGTGGGAGTGGTTCCGTGAACGTGAAGTTGTTCTAGGAGGATACTATACAACACGCTACATCGCTAATATGTGGAATGAAATTGTACTTAGTGGACGAATTGTTCGTGAGTCAGTTGAAGATGGTGTGAAGGAAATTGATAAAGAGCTATCTAAAAAACGTGAAGAATTTGGACTTGATCTAGCTGGCGAAGGAGGAACAACAGAATGATAACGGAAAAGACAACAACGCATAGTAGTACAATCGCTGTTCGTTCTGAATCTCGCTTTAAGAAAAAGCTTCAGCAATTCTGGGCAGATGTGAAACGTAGTAAAGTATCTCTACTGTTCATGACACCGTTTTTACTATTATTTACTATGTTTATCGTCGTACCTATTATTATTTCGGTAGCTTTAAGCTTCTCATATTACAACATATTAGAATCACCGAAATTTATCGGTTTCTCCAACTATAAACTACTGTTTGTTGAAGATGATATCTTCATGCAAGCAGTAGGAATAACATTAAAATTTGCTGTAATTACCGGGCCAATTGGATACATTATGGCGTTTCTACTAGCATGGCTCATAAGTCAGATCCCAACGAAATACCGCTTTTTCTATACACTTTGTTTCTATGCCCCATCTATTGCGAGTGGTACAGCTATGTCAGTTGTATGGCTTTACCTCTTCGCAGGGGATCGCAAAGGCCTACTGAATAACTGGCTAATTAATCTAGGTATTTTTGATGAACCGTTTCTGTTTCTACAAGATGTAAGGTCGATTGTACCGGTAATTATTATCGTGTCACTTTGGATGAGTATGGGGGTAGGATTCCTAGCCTTTCTTGCCGGTTTGCAAAACGTTCCTAAGGATCTTTATGAAGCGGGTGGGATTGATGGCATTCGAAATCGTTGGCAGCAATTATGGTACATTACGATACCATCTGTAAAACCACAATTATTGTTCGGTGCGGTTATGCAAGTGGTTGCTTCTCTCCAAGTATTTGACGTAAGTATACAGTTGGTAGGTTTACCGAGCCCATTGTATGCAGGGCATACCATTCTTACACACTTATTTGACTACGCATTTATTAGGTTCGAGATGGGTTACGCATCTGCTATCGCGGTTGTGCTGTTCCTTTTAATGATGGGACTGAATAGACTTATCTTCAACATACTAGGGAGGGATTAATGAGTGTCTCGCATTCAATCTATTAGCAGAAGAATAGACTGGGGTGGCATAATACTCTATAGCTTCCTTACAGTATTGGGACTTGTTATGTTATTACCATTAGTATATTTGGCTTCAACCGCTTTGAAGCCAATTAGTGAATTGTTCTTATTTCCACCAAGATTTTTCGTAATGAATCCAACGTTAACTAACTTCCGTGACCTATTGTTAGTTACAGGAACATCTAGTGTTCCATTTATCCGATTCATTCTCAATAGCTTAATAGTTACGGGAGGTATTGTTGGTGGCGGTGTTGTTATTTCCGCCCTTGCAGCTTACCCGCTTGCCAAACACGATATGGTCGGCAAGAAGTTTTTCTTTGATATGATCGTAGCTTCCTTGATGTTCTCTCCTATTGTATTGCAAATACCGCAATACCTGATCATGAGTAAATCAGGACTAATGAATACGTACTTTGCACTTATTCTACCTTACTTGGCAGCTCCAATAGGAATGTTCTTGATGGTTCAATTCCTTCGTCAAATACCTGACGCATTGCTAGAAGCATCGAGAATGGACGGAGCTTCCGAATGGAAGATATTCTGGGTAATTGTTATGCCGATGCTGAAACCAGCGATCTCAACATTTGCATTGTTCAGTTTTATCTCTGCTTGGAACGATCCATACCCAGCGATGGTGTATACGACAAGTGAGAATATGAAATCATTACCGCTTGCCATTCAAACGATTCAAGGTGGAGCAGGGGTTGTTGCCAGAGTTGGTACGTTTGCGGCAGCGAGTTTCTTGATGATTATTCCAACTTTAATTGTATTTATTACTACACAACGAATGGTATTGCAGACAATGGCGCATTCAGGGTTGAAGGAATAGGAGGACAGCTATGAAAAGTTGGAAAAGCTTACGAATCATAGTGCTGACGATGCTAGCCATGTCCTTATTGTCTTCGACTGCCAGTGCGTCAACACCTTATGATAGTTACACGATTAATTCACAAGGTAATGATATTCGTTCTATAGCAGGCTTTGTTTATGAAGAGTCAATTACTGGACTTGATCTAGAATCTGGAGCATTTGAACGCCCAGAATCATTACACATTACATCAGATGGAGACATCTATATTGCAGATGCTGGTAAAAATCGAATTGTACATCTTGATAGTAAACATCAATATGTAAGAACGATTGGTGATACGGAAGGTCCTGGCAAGTTAGGGGAACCGAAAGGTATCTATGTCAAAGAAGACGGTACAATCTATGTTGCTGATACTGCAAATGGACGTATTGTTATCTTTAATAAAGATGGCCAATTTGAAAAAGAGTTTCTTAAGCCAGTAAGTCCACTTATCGGTTCAACATTCTCTTATTCACCATCTAAAATTATTCTTGATAAACGTGACTATATGTATGTTGTCAGTGATGGTAATACACAAGGTTTGATTCAATTAGATCCTAACGGTCAGTTCAAAGGATTCTATGGGGCCAACCATGTTGGGTTCAGCTGGTCAAGAGTATTACTACGCTTACTTGCAACAGAATCTCAACAAGCGAAACAGGTAACGCTTCGTCCAGCAGAATTCTCAAATCTTGATATTGATGATGAAGGATTTATGTATACGACGACGCTTGGTGAAGCAGCGAATCAGTTAAAACGGTTGTCTCCTGTCGGAGTAGATACACTTAATATTGGTATCGAGCGTGAGTATGGTGATTTCTATAGTTCAGGACCGTTTTCTATGCCTTCATTCATCGGTATTTCAGTAGATAAGACAGGAATTATTACTGCACTAGATCTTCAGACAAGTAAAGTATTCCAATATGATAAATTAGGGAATTTCTTGTTCGCATTTGGTGGATTAGGTGAACAACGTGGTTTGTTCACGACACCAGCAGATCTTGCTCAAACTAGCAATGGAGATATTTATGTTGTCGATCGTGGTCGCAACAGTATCGAAGTGTTCCGTAAAACACCTTTTGCTCAGCTTGTTCAACAAGCTTCTACCTTGCATGTTGAAGGTAGATATGAAGAGGCAGAGACGATGTGGCAGGAAGTTATTCGTCAGAACAGTAACTATGAGATGGCTTACCAAGCAATTGGTAAAGCGCTTTACAAAGCCGAGCGCTATAAAGAAGCGATGGGATATTTCGAACTTGCAAGTGCAAGACATGATTATTCATTAGCTTTTAAAGAATATCGTAAGGAATTCATTAAAGAGCATTTCACCATTATTGCTATCTTAGTTGTTATTTTGTTTGTTGCTCTAAGAATATTCATCCCTAGATTACTTCGCTGGGTATCTCGAAAAGTGAAGGAAAAGTCGCAAGTGGGCGTTGCTCATCATGGGAAGGAAGGTGAGACGATATGAATCCATTCGTGATGATGCATCGAATCATTTTCAAACCATTTGATTTCTTTGAAGATATTCAAAGTCCTGGAATAATTCGCATTCGCCAAGCTATAGTTCTTGTTTTATGTGCTTACATTGCTAGAATTATTTCCATCTATTCACTAGGCTTCGCATATGAGACTCGTGAAGCATACCAAATTTCTATTTTGCAAGAAGCGATCTGGATACTTGTTCCTTGGTTAACTTGGTGCATAGCACATTGGGCAGTAAGTGCTATTCTCGATGGAGAAGGTAAGTTCAAAGAGATCGTCTATGGCAGTGCCTTTGCACTTGTTCCATACATTGTGTTCATAATACCTGTAACTTTATTATCTCAAATTCTTGCGTTAGATGAATCCGGGATGATTAATTTCTTCACTTTCGTGATCTATGCATGGGTTATCTGGCTATTTATCTTAAAGGTGAAGATACTGCATAACTTTGATTTGCCTAAAACATTATTTATTGCTTTTCTAAGTATAGTAGCAGTATTTATTTTGTGGTTTATATGTGTATTGCTGTTTGGTTTGGCCAATCAATTCCTCAATTTCTTGCTCGATATGGTTAAGGAATTAAGGCTAAGAGGATAGGAGGAGCGTATTATGAAGCAACGTACCATTCAATGGAAGAAGCCAGTTTCAATTTTGTTACTTGTTATGATGTTGCTTGGTCAGCAGATAATTCCGTCAGCTAGTAGCTTTGCTCCTTCTGTTAAAGCAGAGCAGTTAAGTGGCGAGGAAGTTGTTGAACCAGTCGATAGTCAAGCTGTGATCGAAGAAACTACTAGTGAAGTGTTAACGGTAGAAGCTACTGACGTAGTAGTTGATTCTGTTGATCTAGCGCTAGATGGAGCAGAAGAACTATCAAAAGTAACAGCTATTAAAGAAGTATTAAATGATAGTAAATTCACGTTATATATTGATGAAAAAACAGGTAATGTGCGTCTAGTAAGTAAAGAAACGGGGACGGAATGGTTGGGCTCTCCACAAACACCTTCCTCATTGCCGCCTAACAATAAGAAATTTATCGATTCACCAGTTCATCTTCGTTATACCGTTGGTTCGGACGTAACATCAACGTATTCTCTAAAGGATGCGACAACAACGACAACGTATACTGTGCTCGATGATCAGGTAGTATTAGATATTAATTTTGTTGCTGAGGGAATCTCGCTACAAATGATTTATACACTTAGCGATCGTGGACTTGTCGTGCAAATTCCATTTGAAAGTATTAAGGAAACTGGAGCTGCAAGGCTAACAAGTCTTGAACCACTACCTTTCATGAATGGAGCATTAGAAACAGATGAAGGCGCAATGTTCTTACCAGATGGTTCAGGGTCTCTACTTGAATTCCGTGCTAATCATGAGACTTATCTGAAAGGATATTCCGAATACATTTATGGAAATGATGCTACTTTCAGATCACAAACGAATGATATGTTAGCGGATACTTATACACGTACAAATACACCGCGTGAAAGTATCGCACTTCCAGTGTTCGGTATGTATCGTAATGGGGTTGGTACACTAGCTATCGTATCTGATGGTCAATATGAAGCGAAAATAAATGGTACGCCTGCTGGTATTCGTGCGATTCCAATGTATCGTAGCTCTGTTGAATTTATGTATCGTAAAAACGATGTTATTTTCATCGGTAATTCCGGACAAATTCCATATTTCCAAGGTCAAATGATTGCAGGAAATCGTAAGGTGGAGTACGTGTTACTGGAAGCAGAAGATGCTAACTATGTTGGTTTGGCAAAAGCGTATCGTAACTACTTAATTCAGGATCAAGGGTTGATGCCAGTTGCAGATCAAAAACCTTCACTATCATTAGAATTGTTTGGTGGTATTGAGCGTGAAGAGATTATCGGAGATACGTTTATTAAGATGACGACATTCCAGCAAGCAGAGCAGATCATTGCTGATTTGCAACAAACTGGGGTAACAAATATTGTTGCAACATATGATGGATGGACAAAAGGTGGGCTATATGGCACGCAGCCATCTCATAAAATAGCGAAACAACTTGGAGGTAAAAAGGGTCTTGAATCCTTAGTTAATTTTACGAAAGAAGCTAATGTAGCACTCTACTTACGTGCCAATTATGTAAAACCATTCGAATCTACAGGTAAATATAGTGAACGCAAAGATGGTATTCGCGGTATGGATCGAGAACTATTAGAACTAACATTATATTGGCCAAGTGATCGCTGGTCTCGTGGTAGCTTCAGCTTCCATCTTATTAAGCCAGATCGAGTACTTAATGAGTATGTGAAAGATCAAGTTTCAGATTATGTGAACTATGGTGTTGATGGTGTGCAGATGCAATATATGGGTGAGATGATCTATTCTGATGAAGATAAGGATTCAATCACTGATCGTTCTGTAGCAGCTCAGGCATGGATTGATTCACTAACTCTAATGAAGGAACAGGTTGGTTCAGCAGCGGTGGATTACGGCAACGCATATACATTTGGACTAGTTGATCGTATCGATGATGCTCCATTGTATGCTAGTGAATACACGTATACAGATACTGCAGTTCCATTCTATCAATTAGTTCTTCACGGTCTTATTCCATATTATGCTAGTCCAATTAACTTGCGTGAAGATGCACAAGTTGAATGGTTGAAAGCTATTGAGTATGGCGCACTTCCTACTGCTGAATTAACTGGTGAGAAAAGTAGTAATTTGCATCGTACAGCTGAAACAAGATTATACAGTTCCTACGCAGCAGATTGGATTAACATTGTTGCTGATGAATACAAAGATTTGGAGCCACTTTATGATGCTATTGCTGGTGAACAAATGATCAATCATGAACAGTTACAAGATCGCGTATTCCGTACAACATATGCTAGTGGTGTTGAAGTCATTGTGAACTACAATTCAGATGCTACTACTATAGACGGAGTTAATGTCGAAGGTATGAACTATACGTGGAGTAAGGGGTGAAGGAAATAGCATGAAATTCAAAATGAACATGAGAAAGAGACATATATTTGAAGGCTATTCCTTCATCATCTTATGGATTGTCGGATTTGTAGCTTTCATGGCAGTACCACTGGGGCAATCAATCTACTACTCGTTCCAAAAACTAACACCTAGTAAAACCGGACTTATAGCTGAGAACGTAGGACTTCAGCATTTTCGAGCAGCATTCGCAGTAGATATTGAGTTTCTACCATTATTACAAAGCACATTTACAGGTATGATATCACATGTGCCGCTCGTACTAATTTTCTCTATAGCGAGTGCATTATTGTTAAATCGTCATTTCCGTGGTCGGATGATATTCCGTGGTATATTCTTCTTGCCTGTAATTATTGCATCAGGTACGACATTGAAAAAGCTCTTGGAGCAGGGTGCTGCAAATCTCCCAATCTTTATGAATTATGATTTATATCGTATGTTAAGACTTTTCATTCCTGGTGATATTCTAGAGAGTCTATTAACATATGCAGATTCATTGACGATGGTCATGTGGGATGCAGGAGTACAAACGCTCATCTTCCTTGCTGGTTTACAGACAATTTCTGTTTCGCTTTATGAAGCAGCGAAAATGGATGGGGCAACGAAGTGGGAAAGCTTCTGGAAAATAACATTCCCTATGATTATGCCAATGATTCTAGTTAACACATTATATACGATGGTTAGCTCATTCACGCGTGCAGACAATAGTGTAATGGACTACATTAATACACGAGTATTTAGTGATAATAACTATGGATATGCTTCGGCATTAGGATGGATTTATTTCGTAGTTATTTTCATTATGATTGGTATAGTGTTCTTATTGTTTAGAAAAAGTCTAGCTTCGATGGAAGGCAGGTAATCAAAATGGCGAATGCGCAGTTAACAGATAAAGTGAAAATCAGCGATAAGCTAGATCCTGCTTTAAGGTTTCAAGCCATCAAACGCAGTAAAAATATTATAGGAACAATTTTCTTCTATTTTATACTGCTTAGCTTATCTTTTGTATTTTTGTATCCGTTATTATACATGATCTCCAAATCTCTCATGCAGAGCTGGGATGTAGCAGATGCAACGGTTCGCTGGATTCCACATGAATTTAACATTCATAACTATAAAGTTGCTTTTACAGCGATGAAGTATTGGCAAGGATTTATGAATAGTTCTATCATTTCATTTGGTAGTGCTGCGTTGCAAATTATTTCATGTTCATTAATTGGATATGGATTTGCACGTTATCGTTTCCCATTATACGGTCTATGGTTTGTATTGTTAATTTTCACATTCCTAGTACCACCACAAACGATTGTTGTTCCTTTGTATATGTTTTTCAGTGAACTTGGTTGGATTAATACGCATCTACCGTTTATTGTGCCGGCTGCCTTTGGACATGGACTACAAGGATCGCTGTTCATTCTAATCTTTATTCAATTCTATCGTCAACTTCCAAAAGTACTAGAAGAGGCTGCTAGAATTGACGGTGCAGGTGCATTCCGTACGTACTGGCAAATCATGTTCCCATTAGGTAAACCAGCGATGGTTACAGTATTCCTATTCTCTATCGTATGGCATTGGAATGATAACTTCCAACCAAGTTTATACTTGCGTCTACCGCCATTTTATAATTTAGCGCAACGTATGAATGGTTTCTACGGTCAAGCTACGATGACTGCGGATCAGATGGGGGCTAGCGTTTCGTCAAGTGCAATTGGTATGGCACCAACGGTTATGAATCAGATGATGGCTGGCGTAGTGTTATCGATTATACCAATTCTTATCTTATATCTTTTCGTTCAACGCAATTTTGTTGAAAGTGTTGAGCGTGCTGGTATTGCAGGTGAATAACTAATTTATTTCCTCGATCATCTTCCTAATATGGGGAAGGGGGTCGAGGAAAAATTTTAAGTGGGGTCTACTGCGGGATGTTAATTAGGAAGTATATGAAATGTTTTAGGAGGAGCTATGAATAAAACATTAATTTGCGCTGTGAGCGTACTGACAGCTGTTGTTATGATGACAGCATGTAGTAAGGGGACGAATGAGAATTTGAACAAAGAGCCTGCTACTGAGCAGGTAGTTAACGATAATAATAAGACAAATAAAGAAGTTAATGAAAATGCTGATAATCAACTAGTGGTCACTAATCCTGTTGATAATGGTGTGGAAAAAGGTGGACCTATGTTTACAAATGCTTCAGTACATGATCCTTCGGTGTTATTTGCTGATGGTACTTTCTATGTGTATGGCTCACATCTTGGATCTGCCAAAAGTACTGATCTAATGAATTGGACCTTGATTGGTTCTGGAGTAAGTAATGGTAATCCATTAATCCCGAATGTTACAGAAGAAATGGCAGAAGCGCTAGAATGGGGTCAGACAGATACGTTCTGGGCTGGTGATGTGATCCAATTAGCAGATGGTAAGTATTACTTCTATTATAGTGTCTGCAAAGGGGATTCTCCTCGTGCAGCCATTGGTCTTGCAGTATCAGATTCGCCAGAAGGTCCGTTTACTGATCTTGGTATGTTCTTGAAATCAGGTATGTGGGGACAGAAGAGTGAAGACGGAACAATTTATGATGCAACTGTTCATCCCAACGCTATTGATCCAGCAGTATTCTTCGACAAAGATAATCTACTGTGGATGGTATATGGGTCATATAGCGGTGGTATTTTTATTATGCAACTTGACCCAACAACAGGTTTACCTTTTCCAGATCAAGGGTACGGTAAAAAGTTGCTTGGGAAAAATCATGTGCGTATAGAAGGTCCATACATACAATATAGCCCAGAAACAGATTACTATTATATGTTCTTATCATATGGTGGTTTAGATGCAGTTGGCGGATACAATTTGCGTGTTGCTCGCTCCAAAACACCAGATGGACCGTATGTTGATTCTGAAGGCAAAGATTTAATTGATGCTCAAGGTCCAGCGGGATCATTCTTTGATGATCGTGCAATTGAACCTTACGGTGTTAAAATGGTAGGGAATTTCATGTTCCGTCGTGAACTTGGAGAAACTGGCGGCGGAATTGGCGCTGGTTATATCTCACCAGGGCATAACTCAACCTATTATGATGAGAGCAGTAAGAAGTATTTCAATATATTCCATACGCGCTTCCCATACCAAAGTGAACATCATGAAATCCGTGTTCATCAAATGTTCTTGAATGAAGATGGTTGGTTTGTTATGGCTCCTCATCGTTATTCAGGTGAAACGATTGGAACGTATACGCAGGAAGAAGTTTCTGGAGCATTTAAATTAATTAATCATGGTCGTGATGTATCTGCTGAAGTGAAAGAGTCTATTGTAGTAGAGCTTACGGCAGATGGTAATATTACTGGAGCGGTTGCAGGTAGCTGGAAATTAAGTGGTGAGCATAATGTTGAACTAACCATTGATAATGTAGTATATCGTGGAGTGTTATTACGTCAATATGATGAATTAACGAAACAAGAGGTAATGACATTCAGTGCGTTATCCCTTGAAGGCGTATCTGTATGGGGTTCAGCAGTAACAAAAAAGGAATAGCTATATAATAATAAGGACTAAGCTAATATAGCTTGTTTGCTAATGTAAGAGATAAATAATGAATACCTTGTATGGAAAATCCGGTTGCTACTAAGTGACTGGATTTTTCGTATTTAGACATATAACAGAAATAGTAAAATATAGTTTATATATTGTGTTTATCTTTTTTTAGATGTGAAATATGAGCGACATTAAAGGAAAAAAACTGTTCATCGAGCATGAACTGGTTTTCACTGACATAGTATTAATGTTCGTATTGTTTTCAATCGCTAACTTCTAACGAAATAAGCAGGAAATGAGAGGTATATGTCGAATCTCCAATTATGGAATATATTACACATATGTTAGACAGGAGAATGTTTATGGTAAATAGATGTTAGAAAAATACATTTGTATTATTGAAAATTATGTATAAAAAATGGAGTGGTAATTAGTGTATAAAAAGATTCTTGCATTTGTTTTAATACTTACATTAGTTTTTCCTATGAGTGCATTTGCAGCAACTAGCGCACCAAAAGTATATTTGGATGGCGTGGAAGTGTCTTTCCCTAATAAGCCTGTTATTGTACAGGGAACTACGATGGTACCATTTAGAAACATTTTTGAAGCATTAGGTGTCAGTGTTAGTTTCGATTCAAAGAGTAACACAATATCTTCCAAAAAAGGCGATACAGAAGTTAGAGTGTTTATTAATCAAACCTATGCAACAAAAAATGGAGAGATGATTACACTTAGTATTGCTCCGTATGTTACTAAAGGAGTAACTTACGTGCCACTTAGATTTGTAGGTCAATCCTTCGGATATAAAGTAGCATATAAAAATAATACTATTTATATTGATTCACCAACTTCAACTCCAAGTCCGTCACCAACTCCGACAACTACACCGAGTCCTTCACCAAGTCCAAGTCCGACGACAAAACCAAGTAATACTACGTTAACTGTTGAAGAAGTAGGCGAATTAGCTAATAGGGTAGCATTGCTCGAAGTTTATGATGCAAAAGGTAAGTTATTTGCTACAGGAAGTGGTGTTTCTGTGGCCAAAGGTGAAATATTAACCAATTACCATGTAATTGAAGGTGGTAGTAAAGTTGGTGTTACCTTTGAAGGATTACCAACTATATTTACTACGACTACATTATTAAAAGATGAAAAAAGAGATTTAGCTCTGCTAAAAATTGATAATTTAAATTTACCAATCGTTGATATTGGAGATTCTAAGGAATTAAAATTAGGTGAATCAATTGTAGCTATCGGCTCACCTCTAGGATTCTCCAACACATTGACAGTAGGAAATGTTAGTAATCCTTTGCGTAAAGTTAATAATGAAACTTATGTACAAATTTCCGCACCGATAGACAGTGGTAGCAGTGGTGGCGCATTGTTTAATATGAAAGGAAAACTTGTAGGCATTATTACAGCTAAAATGGAAAGTTCGGCAAATCTTAATTTTGCAATACCTTCATCTGATGTCATATCGTTTTTAAAGAAAACTAAAAAGGCTGAACAGATGAGTAGTTCAAGTAGTTCAGGTAATGGAACATCTACTAACAATAGTTATACAGAGAAGGGTGCAACTGAAGTACAGAAATATCTTAATTATGAATATGCTACTGTAACCTTAGATGGATTCAGATATGATTTTGAATGGATTGTAATGTTATCTAAAGAAAAAGATGGTTATTTGGTCGGTGGTATTATGGAAGATAGTGATCAATGGCTCGATTTGATGGATATGCAAGATTACGATGATATGACAATTCCTTCTATTTTATATTGGGTATCCGACTCGATTAGTAAAGATAAAGGAGCAAAAAACGCTTTTGTAATGCTATATTTGGATACCTATGTATCTTCTTATCCAAGTGCTTTTCCTTCTGATGCAATAGAACGTGAAGGCTCGGGATATAGATTGTTCTACAATTTTGCATGGGGTACAATTGATGGGTCAGAATATGTGTACAGTATATATCCGGAAGAAGGATATGTCGAATATGTAGACATCTAATTAGCGTATTAAACTCGAAATTAAGGTAGAATAATTTCCCGTTGCCATAAGGTGACGGGTTTTATTTTGATGATTATGAAAAGTATTGAATAGCTGACACCAATATCATACAATTATTGTGGATTATGTCTTAATATGACGATCGCAAAGTCGATAGTTAATATTAATTTTGAATGACAGGAAGAAGGAGTAATAGACATGCTAAAAGTTGGAATCATCGGCGCAGGTGGAATTTATCGCTATGCTCATCTCAATGGTTGGAAAACTTCGCAAGACATTCAAGTTGTTGCGGTATGTGATGCTAATCTAGAACTTGCAGAACTTGCCGAACAGGATTTTCCTGGAGCTACTATATATACGGATTATAAACAATTAATTGCGCGTGAAGATATCGATATTGTAAGTATTACTACCCCAAACAAGTTTCATTCCATTATTGCTATAGAAGCATTAGCAAATAATAAGCATGTATTCTGTGAGAAACCTGATGCGATTAATCCTGAGGAAGCACGCAAAATGGCCGATATCGCAAGCCAAAGTGGGAAAATATTGATGGCTATGCGTAACAATCGATTCACTGCTGCTGCACAACATGTAAAGCAACTATATAATGAAGGATTTTTCGGAGAATTATATGCAGGAAGATGTGGCTGGATACGTACGAGAGGTATTCCTGGTCGTGGTGGCTGGTTCACGACAAAAGAAATGTCAGGCGGCGGACCTTTAATTGA includes:
- a CDS encoding carbohydrate ABC transporter permease translates to MANAQLTDKVKISDKLDPALRFQAIKRSKNIIGTIFFYFILLSLSFVFLYPLLYMISKSLMQSWDVADATVRWIPHEFNIHNYKVAFTAMKYWQGFMNSSIISFGSAALQIISCSLIGYGFARYRFPLYGLWFVLLIFTFLVPPQTIVVPLYMFFSELGWINTHLPFIVPAAFGHGLQGSLFILIFIQFYRQLPKVLEEAARIDGAGAFRTYWQIMFPLGKPAMVTVFLFSIVWHWNDNFQPSLYLRLPPFYNLAQRMNGFYGQATMTADQMGASVSSSAIGMAPTVMNQMMAGVVLSIIPILILYLFVQRNFVESVERAGIAGE
- a CDS encoding sugar ABC transporter permease, which produces MITEKTTTHSSTIAVRSESRFKKKLQQFWADVKRSKVSLLFMTPFLLLFTMFIVVPIIISVALSFSYYNILESPKFIGFSNYKLLFVEDDIFMQAVGITLKFAVITGPIGYIMAFLLAWLISQIPTKYRFFYTLCFYAPSIASGTAMSVVWLYLFAGDRKGLLNNWLINLGIFDEPFLFLQDVRSIVPVIIIVSLWMSMGVGFLAFLAGLQNVPKDLYEAGGIDGIRNRWQQLWYITIPSVKPQLLFGAVMQVVASLQVFDVSIQLVGLPSPLYAGHTILTHLFDYAFIRFEMGYASAIAVVLFLLMMGLNRLIFNILGRD
- a CDS encoding sugar ABC transporter permease, whose amino-acid sequence is MKFKMNMRKRHIFEGYSFIILWIVGFVAFMAVPLGQSIYYSFQKLTPSKTGLIAENVGLQHFRAAFAVDIEFLPLLQSTFTGMISHVPLVLIFSIASALLLNRHFRGRMIFRGIFFLPVIIASGTTLKKLLEQGAANLPIFMNYDLYRMLRLFIPGDILESLLTYADSLTMVMWDAGVQTLIFLAGLQTISVSLYEAAKMDGATKWESFWKITFPMIMPMILVNTLYTMVSSFTRADNSVMDYINTRVFSDNNYGYASALGWIYFVVIFIMIGIVFLLFRKSLASMEGR
- a CDS encoding DUF5696 domain-containing protein, with the protein product MKQRTIQWKKPVSILLLVMMLLGQQIIPSASSFAPSVKAEQLSGEEVVEPVDSQAVIEETTSEVLTVEATDVVVDSVDLALDGAEELSKVTAIKEVLNDSKFTLYIDEKTGNVRLVSKETGTEWLGSPQTPSSLPPNNKKFIDSPVHLRYTVGSDVTSTYSLKDATTTTTYTVLDDQVVLDINFVAEGISLQMIYTLSDRGLVVQIPFESIKETGAARLTSLEPLPFMNGALETDEGAMFLPDGSGSLLEFRANHETYLKGYSEYIYGNDATFRSQTNDMLADTYTRTNTPRESIALPVFGMYRNGVGTLAIVSDGQYEAKINGTPAGIRAIPMYRSSVEFMYRKNDVIFIGNSGQIPYFQGQMIAGNRKVEYVLLEAEDANYVGLAKAYRNYLIQDQGLMPVADQKPSLSLELFGGIEREEIIGDTFIKMTTFQQAEQIIADLQQTGVTNIVATYDGWTKGGLYGTQPSHKIAKQLGGKKGLESLVNFTKEANVALYLRANYVKPFESTGKYSERKDGIRGMDRELLELTLYWPSDRWSRGSFSFHLIKPDRVLNEYVKDQVSDYVNYGVDGVQMQYMGEMIYSDEDKDSITDRSVAAQAWIDSLTLMKEQVGSAAVDYGNAYTFGLVDRIDDAPLYASEYTYTDTAVPFYQLVLHGLIPYYASPINLREDAQVEWLKAIEYGALPTAELTGEKSSNLHRTAETRLYSSYAADWINIVADEYKDLEPLYDAIAGEQMINHEQLQDRVFRTTYASGVEVIVNYNSDATTIDGVNVEGMNYTWSKG
- a CDS encoding carbohydrate ABC transporter permease gives rise to the protein MSRIQSISRRIDWGGIILYSFLTVLGLVMLLPLVYLASTALKPISELFLFPPRFFVMNPTLTNFRDLLLVTGTSSVPFIRFILNSLIVTGGIVGGGVVISALAAYPLAKHDMVGKKFFFDMIVASLMFSPIVLQIPQYLIMSKSGLMNTYFALILPYLAAPIGMFLMVQFLRQIPDALLEASRMDGASEWKIFWVIVMPMLKPAISTFALFSFISAWNDPYPAMVYTTSENMKSLPLAIQTIQGGAGVVARVGTFAAASFLMIIPTLIVFITTQRMVLQTMAHSGLKE
- a CDS encoding YIP1 family protein; its protein translation is MNPFVMMHRIIFKPFDFFEDIQSPGIIRIRQAIVLVLCAYIARIISIYSLGFAYETREAYQISILQEAIWILVPWLTWCIAHWAVSAILDGEGKFKEIVYGSAFALVPYIVFIIPVTLLSQILALDESGMINFFTFVIYAWVIWLFILKVKILHNFDLPKTLFIAFLSIVAVFILWFICVLLFGLANQFLNFLLDMVKELRLRG